A stretch of Alkalicella caledoniensis DNA encodes these proteins:
- a CDS encoding amino acid ABC transporter permease, with protein MEVLLDYLFMFNSAIVLTLRITLMGILFGTVIGLIMGLFRVSRILPLQYIARIYISIIRGTPLLLQILTIYMVIGSLPFINLDRIMSASIALAIHNGAYIAEIFRGAIISIANGQMEASRSLGMSHSQSMRRIILPQALKRAIPPLGNQFSIALKDSSLASVIGVREIIQTSRTFVASTFNYEIFFIAGLYYWIITTIISLIVDKVEKKLSVGER; from the coding sequence TTGGAAGTATTATTAGATTATTTATTTATGTTTAATTCAGCTATTGTTTTAACACTCAGGATTACTTTAATGGGGATATTATTCGGGACAGTAATTGGATTGATAATGGGACTTTTCAGAGTGTCACGTATACTGCCCTTACAATATATCGCCAGAATTTATATAAGTATCATAAGGGGTACCCCTTTATTATTACAAATTCTAACTATTTATATGGTTATTGGCTCATTGCCATTCATCAACTTGGATAGAATTATGTCTGCATCCATAGCCCTTGCAATTCATAATGGTGCATATATAGCTGAGATATTTAGGGGTGCCATAATATCTATCGCCAATGGCCAAATGGAAGCATCTAGGTCTTTGGGGATGTCTCATTCTCAAAGTATGCGCAGAATAATTTTGCCCCAAGCACTTAAAAGGGCAATTCCTCCCCTAGGAAATCAATTCAGTATAGCCCTTAAAGACTCTTCCTTGGCATCGGTAATCGGTGTAAGGGAAATTATTCAAACATCTCGAACCTTTGTGGCTTCAACCTTTAACTATGAAATTTTCTTTATAGCTGGTCTTTACTATTGGATTATAACTACAATAATTTCATTAATTGTAGATAAGGTTGAGAAGAAACTTAGTGTTGGTGAAAGGTAG
- a CDS encoding ABC transporter substrate-binding protein, which translates to MSLFKKFFVLSIVLVLSIGLFGCSSDAENTYEEVIERGSISFAMSGGYPPFNYYDDNNQLVGFDVEIAAEIAKRLGVESKPVTTAWDGILVGLQTGDYDGILGSMAITEERQQRADFSDPYYYSGAQLVVKAGSGISSFEDMEGLEIGVVTGTTFADVVEELGATPVFYDGDDMTLRELDNGNIDGVITDFLVGLMAIEEFNYDFEFVGEWLYTERLAVAFRQGDDELREAVNTALAAMIADGTYEEISYRYFGEDISQPR; encoded by the coding sequence ATGAGTTTATTTAAGAAGTTTTTTGTATTGAGTATTGTGTTAGTTTTATCTATTGGTTTATTCGGTTGTTCAAGTGATGCAGAAAATACTTATGAAGAAGTAATTGAAAGAGGGTCCATTAGTTTTGCAATGAGTGGCGGGTATCCCCCATTTAACTATTATGATGATAATAACCAGTTAGTTGGTTTTGATGTTGAGATAGCAGCTGAAATCGCCAAAAGATTAGGTGTTGAATCTAAGCCCGTTACAACTGCTTGGGATGGAATTTTAGTAGGCCTACAAACAGGGGATTACGACGGAATTTTAGGTAGTATGGCAATAACAGAAGAGAGACAACAAAGGGCGGACTTTTCAGATCCCTACTACTACTCTGGAGCACAATTAGTTGTTAAAGCAGGGTCTGGTATTAGTAGTTTTGAAGATATGGAAGGTTTGGAGATAGGTGTTGTTACTGGTACCACTTTTGCCGACGTGGTAGAAGAATTAGGAGCAACCCCGGTATTTTATGATGGTGATGACATGACATTGAGGGAACTAGATAACGGCAATATAGATGGAGTAATAACGGATTTTCTAGTTGGTTTGATGGCAATAGAAGAGTTTAATTATGATTTTGAATTCGTTGGGGAGTGGTTGTACACAGAAAGGCTAGCAGTAGCTTTTCGACAAGGTGATGATGAGCTCAGAGAGGCAGTAAATACTGCTTTAGCTGCAATGATCGCTGATGGAACCTATGAAGAGATTAGTTATAGATACTTTGGAGAGGACATCAGTCAACCAAGATAA
- a CDS encoding putative glycoside hydrolase, with product MKINKYIKFLSIFLLLLLLVGCSTSTTTPNPQDPSDESPISEPTDEDNDTEEEPEPQPSLVTGPYIERPEHVKGIYLTGNSAGLTERFASLVDMVNETELNSMVIDVKDDKGEISFLATEVELAHEIGAPVNKIRDIEAFMEQLAANNIYPIARIVVFKDNKLGRARQDLAVKNLDGSLWVESGSNVSWVDPHSREVWEYVADIAKEAARLGFREIQLDYIRFPDRVGDRVRYDHKATFELVNEDEEQYRAKVIAEFMKFMASEIEPYDVELSADIFGLIGTTTSDMGIGQHLETILGPDVLDIICPMVYPSHYAHNNYGLYPSNNARPYETIKYALLDYQKRMEEMGSETLIRPWLQGFTQGKPAYGPHEVREQIRAARELGINEYLIWNAGNQYHHIKDAFK from the coding sequence ATTAAAATTAATAAGTACATTAAGTTTTTAAGTATCTTTTTACTACTGCTCTTACTAGTAGGTTGTAGTACATCCACAACTACACCAAACCCACAAGACCCCAGTGATGAAAGTCCCATCTCGGAACCAACAGATGAAGATAATGACACTGAAGAAGAACCAGAGCCTCAGCCATCCCTTGTTACAGGCCCATATATCGAAAGGCCTGAACATGTTAAAGGTATATACTTAACTGGTAACTCTGCGGGCTTAACAGAGAGGTTTGCAAGCCTAGTTGACATGGTAAACGAAACAGAACTAAACTCCATGGTAATAGATGTTAAAGATGATAAGGGAGAAATATCTTTCTTGGCTACCGAGGTAGAATTAGCACATGAGATAGGTGCTCCTGTGAATAAGATTAGAGACATCGAAGCATTCATGGAACAATTAGCAGCAAATAACATTTACCCTATTGCAAGGATTGTTGTTTTTAAAGATAATAAACTTGGTAGAGCTAGACAAGACTTAGCGGTTAAGAACTTAGATGGTTCACTATGGGTTGAATCTGGGAGCAATGTATCTTGGGTAGACCCCCATAGCAGAGAAGTTTGGGAATATGTTGCTGATATTGCAAAGGAAGCAGCAAGGTTAGGCTTTAGGGAAATCCAGTTGGATTATATAAGGTTTCCTGATAGAGTAGGTGATAGGGTTAGATATGATCATAAAGCCACTTTTGAGTTAGTTAATGAGGATGAAGAACAGTATAGAGCTAAAGTTATCGCTGAGTTTATGAAGTTCATGGCTAGCGAAATAGAACCCTATGATGTAGAATTATCCGCAGATATTTTTGGACTAATCGGAACCACCACCAGTGACATGGGTATAGGTCAACACCTAGAAACCATCTTAGGTCCAGACGTCCTAGATATTATCTGTCCAATGGTCTATCCATCTCACTATGCACATAATAACTACGGTTTATATCCATCTAACAATGCAAGACCCTATGAAACAATTAAATATGCATTGCTAGACTACCAAAAAAGAATGGAAGAGATGGGGTCAGAAACCCTTATTAGGCCGTGGTTACAAGGATTTACTCAAGGTAAGCCTGCATATGGACCCCACGAAGTTCGTGAGCAAATAAGGGCTGCCCGTGAGCTAGGCATAAATGAATACTTAATATGGAATGCAGGGAATCAATATCACCACATTAAAGATGCATTTAAATAA
- a CDS encoding septal ring lytic transglycosylase RlpA family protein has product MSKMKTLLVTGALVATAAVTVASGFQPKSTVTIFTDTGFVEVKTNKTIIEEILQDADIVVDEKTQRVFPGIDEELVTDYIAIKKAALVVLRVDGEEQEIITWAETIEDLLEEQKIELGGGDIVNMPLERSLKSGQQIQVVRVISKMETEEVKIPATNLYYYDSRLQAGSQRVQKQSKDGVRKITYKVTYNDGVEVDRKKIEEEVISQPVQGVIHQNTRELASRSSRDYAVVGVASYYGSKFHGRTTANGEVYNMNALTAAHRTLPFGTMVEVTYLRTGKSVTVRINDRGPFIAGRIIDLSEAAANQIGLRPYGIGDVRVRVIGIGR; this is encoded by the coding sequence ATGTCAAAGATGAAGACGCTGTTAGTCACAGGTGCTTTGGTGGCAACAGCGGCAGTGACCGTGGCTTCTGGTTTTCAGCCTAAAAGTACTGTCACAATTTTCACTGACACTGGATTCGTTGAAGTAAAAACCAATAAAACTATAATTGAAGAAATATTACAAGATGCAGATATAGTTGTAGATGAAAAAACACAGAGAGTATTTCCTGGTATTGACGAAGAGTTAGTGACAGACTACATTGCCATTAAAAAGGCGGCACTTGTGGTACTGAGAGTAGACGGAGAGGAACAAGAAATAATTACTTGGGCTGAGACCATCGAAGATCTTTTGGAGGAACAAAAGATTGAGCTTGGTGGGGGTGACATTGTCAACATGCCTTTAGAAAGAAGTCTCAAGTCTGGCCAACAGATCCAAGTAGTAAGGGTAATCAGTAAAATGGAGACTGAAGAAGTTAAGATACCTGCAACAAACCTTTACTACTATGACTCTAGACTACAGGCTGGGTCACAAAGGGTACAAAAGCAATCAAAGGACGGAGTTAGGAAAATAACTTATAAAGTAACATACAATGACGGGGTTGAAGTAGATAGAAAAAAAATTGAAGAGGAAGTTATTTCTCAACCGGTACAAGGTGTAATTCATCAGAACACTAGAGAGTTAGCTTCAAGATCTAGTAGGGATTATGCTGTGGTTGGTGTAGCCTCATATTATGGGTCAAAATTCCATGGTAGAACTACAGCAAACGGTGAGGTGTATAACATGAATGCTTTAACAGCAGCGCACAGAACACTCCCCTTTGGAACAATGGTAGAAGTAACATACTTAAGAACAGGAAAATCAGTAACAGTTAGAATAAATGACAGAGGACCATTTATTGCTGGAAGAATAATAGATTTATCGGAAGCCGCAGCAAATCAAATTGGATTACGCCCTTATGGTATTGGTGATGTAAGGGTTAGGGTAATAGGAATAGGTAGATAA
- a CDS encoding septal ring lytic transglycosylase RlpA family protein produces the protein MTMIGNRTKDKKNMFSKKIKLIISSVVLLLSIVILAGLNQLQVAGHKSIITIFTSEGFTEITTDKTIVAEILAEANIVFDENYQKVYPSIDEEVETDYITIVNGASVLVKVDGEDLEIITWSETVEDLLAELSIELDEDIISLSLDEIVKDGQQVEIVRVQRNLVYEEVPIPTQTTYRNDSSLALGKEQVQTQAKEGAKKVTYEVVFNDGVQVSKTKVSEEVITEPVIGVVLRGTQALASRSGSRETNASVNTGTTNATEGIASFYGSELHGNYTASGVRFDMNAFTAAHNTYPFGTKVKVTYLATGKSVIVVINDRGPHVANRIIDLSAAAAKEIGLYSAGIGRVRIEVVK, from the coding sequence ATGACGATGATCGGAAATAGGACCAAAGATAAAAAGAATATGTTTTCGAAAAAAATAAAGCTAATTATCAGTTCAGTAGTTCTTCTATTAAGTATAGTAATACTTGCAGGACTGAATCAACTTCAAGTCGCAGGACATAAAAGTATTATAACTATTTTTACTTCTGAAGGATTCACTGAAATTACCACCGATAAAACTATAGTTGCTGAGATTCTAGCAGAGGCAAATATAGTCTTTGATGAAAACTACCAGAAAGTTTACCCTTCAATTGACGAGGAAGTAGAAACCGATTACATCACTATAGTAAACGGAGCATCGGTTTTAGTTAAAGTAGATGGTGAAGACCTAGAAATTATTACTTGGTCAGAAACTGTAGAAGATTTACTTGCAGAATTAAGTATTGAACTAGATGAAGATATTATCAGCTTATCCCTAGATGAAATTGTTAAAGACGGGCAACAAGTAGAGATAGTTAGAGTTCAGAGAAATTTAGTATATGAAGAAGTGCCAATTCCTACACAAACAACGTATAGAAACGACTCATCCCTAGCATTAGGTAAAGAACAGGTGCAAACTCAGGCAAAAGAAGGTGCCAAGAAAGTTACTTACGAGGTAGTTTTTAATGATGGGGTTCAGGTATCTAAGACTAAGGTTAGTGAAGAAGTAATCACTGAACCAGTTATAGGAGTTGTTCTTAGGGGAACTCAGGCACTTGCATCTAGGAGTGGCAGTAGGGAAACCAACGCGTCAGTCAATACAGGTACTACTAATGCCACAGAGGGTATAGCCTCATTTTATGGATCAGAGTTACATGGCAATTATACTGCAAGTGGGGTAAGATTTGACATGAATGCCTTTACAGCTGCTCATAATACTTATCCATTTGGAACCAAAGTTAAAGTAACATATTTAGCTACAGGAAAGTCAGTAATTGTTGTGATAAATGATAGAGGTCCACATGTGGCAAATAGAATTATTGACTTATCTGCAGCAGCTGCCAAAGAAATAGGTCTCTACTCTGCCGGAATAGGTAGAGTACGAATAGAGGTAGTTAAATAG
- a CDS encoding helix-turn-helix transcriptional regulator encodes MKSRLEEIRKAKKLSQDDLAEALQVSRQTISSLENGRYNPSILLAFKISHFFKVRIEDIFIYEEEEDGEQA; translated from the coding sequence GTGAAGAGTCGTTTAGAGGAAATTAGGAAAGCAAAAAAATTAAGTCAAGATGATTTAGCAGAAGCTCTACAAGTTTCCAGGCAAACTATAAGTTCATTAGAAAATGGTCGCTACAATCCCTCAATTCTATTGGCATTTAAAATATCTCACTTTTTTAAAGTTAGGATTGAAGATATTTTTATATATGAGGAGGAGGAAGATGGAGAACAAGCTTAA
- a CDS encoding DUF2178 domain-containing protein — protein sequence MENKLKKYRFKRAIFQFVAFAVGYELYSWLGSGNDFLRFLSGGLFSFITIEIYYTYILKKNPKVLDKEKHLENDERIKIIKEKAANSTLVVILVLLVGSYISALIMQLEDLHFYLSILIGFIVILNKISRYYWNSKI from the coding sequence ATGGAGAACAAGCTTAAAAAGTACAGATTTAAACGTGCTATTTTTCAGTTTGTAGCCTTTGCCGTAGGATATGAACTATACAGCTGGTTGGGAAGTGGAAACGACTTCCTAAGGTTTTTGTCCGGGGGTTTATTTAGTTTTATTACTATCGAAATCTACTATACTTATATTCTTAAAAAAAACCCCAAAGTATTGGATAAAGAAAAACACCTTGAAAATGATGAACGCATAAAAATCATTAAAGAAAAAGCAGCTAACTCTACATTGGTTGTCATATTAGTCCTTTTAGTGGGGTCTTATATCTCTGCGCTAATAATGCAACTAGAGGACCTACATTTCTATTTAAGTATACTAATTGGATTTATTGTTATCCTTAATAAAATTAGTAGATATTACTGGAACAGTAAAATTTAA
- the lysS gene encoding lysine--tRNA ligase → MDNIELNELQKIRREKLEDLYNAGIEPYGEKFKPEHKTDEINNAFDEFENKNVIVAGRIMAKRGHGKAGFLNIKDFNGQIQVYGRKDMLGDENYELFQSFDVGDMIGVEGVVFKTQKGEISIKANKITILAKSLQPLPEKWHGLKDVELRYRQRYVDLIINQEVMDTFVKRSKIIKTIRNYLENKGFYEVETPMMQPISGGASARPFITHHNTLDMDLYLRIAPELYLKRLIVGGFEKVFEINRNFRNEGISTKHNPEFTMLELYEAYSDYEGMMELTENLVAHVAREVIGSTSIEYQGEKIDLTPPWNRATMTDLVKEHTGIDFLPLDEKGALEVAKSRGLNTKVGKWTWGKIVNWFFEEFVEEKLIQPTFVIGHPKDISPLAKSQKEDPRLTYRFEGFIVARELCNAFSELNDPIDQRERFEGQVDEREAGDDEAHMMDEDFVTALEYGMPPTGGLGIGIDRLIMLLTDSSSIRDVLLFPTLKKKE, encoded by the coding sequence ATGGATAATATTGAATTAAATGAACTTCAGAAGATAAGAAGAGAAAAGCTAGAAGACTTATATAATGCGGGCATAGAACCATACGGTGAAAAATTTAAGCCAGAACATAAAACTGATGAAATTAACAATGCCTTCGATGAATTCGAAAATAAAAACGTCATAGTAGCAGGTAGAATTATGGCTAAAAGAGGTCATGGGAAAGCTGGCTTTCTAAATATAAAAGATTTTAACGGTCAGATTCAGGTATATGGAAGAAAAGATATGCTAGGTGATGAAAACTACGAACTTTTTCAAAGTTTTGATGTTGGCGATATGATTGGTGTTGAGGGGGTAGTCTTTAAGACGCAAAAAGGTGAAATTTCTATTAAAGCAAATAAAATCACCATACTTGCAAAATCCTTACAACCCCTTCCTGAAAAATGGCATGGTTTAAAGGATGTTGAGCTTAGATACCGTCAAAGATATGTTGACCTTATAATCAATCAGGAAGTAATGGATACCTTTGTTAAAAGAAGTAAGATTATTAAGACAATAAGAAATTATTTAGAAAACAAAGGTTTTTACGAAGTTGAGACACCTATGATGCAGCCAATTTCAGGAGGTGCATCAGCAAGGCCTTTTATTACCCACCACAACACATTAGATATGGATCTATATTTAAGGATAGCACCAGAGCTTTACTTAAAAAGATTGATAGTAGGTGGCTTCGAAAAAGTTTTTGAAATCAATAGAAACTTTAGAAATGAAGGAATCTCTACCAAGCATAATCCCGAGTTTACCATGCTTGAACTTTACGAAGCGTATAGTGACTATGAAGGTATGATGGAACTAACAGAAAACTTAGTTGCCCATGTGGCGAGGGAAGTAATTGGTTCAACATCTATAGAGTATCAAGGGGAGAAGATTGACTTAACCCCGCCTTGGAACAGAGCAACTATGACAGATTTGGTTAAAGAGCATACAGGTATTGACTTCCTTCCTTTAGATGAAAAAGGTGCCTTAGAAGTAGCAAAGAGTAGAGGGCTAAACACTAAAGTAGGAAAGTGGACATGGGGTAAAATAGTAAACTGGTTCTTTGAAGAGTTCGTAGAAGAAAAACTCATTCAGCCAACATTTGTTATAGGGCACCCTAAAGATATATCTCCTCTAGCTAAAAGCCAAAAGGAAGACCCAAGACTTACTTATAGGTTCGAAGGATTTATTGTAGCTAGAGAACTGTGTAACGCTTTCTCTGAGCTTAACGACCCAATTGATCAAAGGGAAAGGTTTGAAGGTCAGGTAGATGAAAGAGAGGCTGGTGATGATGAAGCACATATGATGGACGAGGATTTTGTCACAGCCCTTGAATACGGAATGCCTCCAACTGGAGGACTGGGAATAGGTATAGACAGGCTTATAATGCTTCTAACTGATAGCAGTTCAATAAGGGATGTACTACTATTTCCTACATTAAAGAAAAAAGAATAA
- the greA gene encoding transcription elongation factor GreA: MSNNKEVILTPTGLKKLEDELEYLKSTKRREVAERIKIAISYGDISENSEYEDAKNEQAFVEGRILTLEKMLRNATVIDEGEIDKGVVNIGCTVVLKDLEYDEELQYSIVGSAESNPNDSKISNESPVGKAILGKPIGSEVEVIVPAGTIKYRIMSIE, from the coding sequence ATGAGTAATAACAAAGAAGTTATTTTAACACCTACAGGTTTAAAAAAGCTCGAAGACGAATTAGAGTATTTAAAATCAACAAAAAGAAGAGAAGTAGCTGAAAGAATTAAGATTGCCATTAGTTACGGCGACATAAGTGAAAACTCTGAGTACGAAGATGCTAAAAATGAACAGGCCTTTGTAGAAGGCCGGATTTTAACCCTAGAAAAAATGCTTAGAAACGCTACAGTAATTGATGAAGGCGAAATCGATAAAGGCGTCGTTAATATAGGATGCACTGTTGTCCTAAAAGACTTAGAGTATGATGAAGAACTACAGTATTCAATAGTTGGATCTGCTGAATCCAATCCAAACGATAGTAAAATCTCAAATGAGTCCCCTGTTGGCAAAGCAATATTAGGAAAACCTATTGGTAGTGAGGTAGAAGTAATAGTGCCTGCAGGAACAATAAAATATAGGATTATGTCTATAGAATAA
- a CDS encoding shikimate dehydrogenase, translating into MDKDFAFIIHPISLQDMYRKFPVLQKVPKSMLNGLIKNLPAIKVSEINGVESGYNKTSGYFVGCTLTSEQMVNLPEKFVLKKIIQSGKLAQKLGAKIVGLGAMTSVVGDAGITVAKNLSIPVTTGNSYTVASALEGTQKAATIMGHDFENAEITIIGATGSIGGLVSRSLATKAKNINLVARNEERLHNLAEKIYFETKNSVRISDDFKKTLRKSDILISVSGSVDHLIEPDDLKPGAIVCDVARPRDVSKQVQEKRDDVLVIEGGVIEVPGDVNFNFNFGFPQKTAYACMAETMILSLEKKYENFTLGRDLSIEQLDEISSLAAKHGFKLAGFRSFERALTEKEILKIKDNATLNSLNLEKCAVRV; encoded by the coding sequence ATGGATAAAGACTTTGCCTTTATAATACATCCCATTAGTCTTCAAGATATGTATAGGAAATTTCCTGTTTTGCAAAAGGTGCCAAAATCAATGCTTAACGGCTTAATAAAAAATCTTCCAGCCATAAAGGTTTCAGAAATAAATGGAGTTGAATCTGGTTACAATAAAACATCTGGCTATTTCGTTGGATGCACACTAACCAGTGAACAGATGGTCAATCTTCCTGAAAAATTTGTATTAAAGAAAATAATACAGTCAGGTAAACTTGCACAAAAGCTAGGGGCAAAAATTGTAGGTCTAGGGGCAATGACTTCTGTAGTGGGGGACGCAGGTATTACAGTGGCAAAAAATCTATCGATTCCAGTCACAACTGGAAATAGCTACACTGTAGCGTCTGCCCTTGAAGGAACTCAAAAGGCTGCAACAATCATGGGACATGACTTCGAAAATGCAGAAATAACTATTATAGGTGCAACTGGTTCCATAGGAGGTTTGGTATCGAGATCCCTAGCAACCAAAGCTAAAAATATAAACCTTGTGGCCAGAAATGAAGAAAGATTACATAACCTAGCTGAGAAAATTTACTTTGAGACTAAAAACTCAGTAAGGATATCAGATGATTTTAAAAAGACTTTAAGAAAAAGCGATATTTTGATTTCAGTCTCTGGATCTGTGGATCATCTAATAGAGCCTGATGACTTAAAACCAGGAGCAATAGTTTGTGATGTAGCAAGGCCAAGAGACGTATCTAAACAAGTACAAGAAAAGAGAGACGATGTGTTAGTGATAGAAGGAGGAGTTATAGAGGTTCCTGGAGATGTAAACTTTAACTTTAACTTTGGATTTCCTCAAAAAACTGCTTATGCCTGCATGGCTGAAACAATGATTCTCAGTTTAGAAAAAAAATATGAAAACTTTACCCTAGGAAGAGATCTTTCTATAGAACAATTAGACGAAATTAGCTCTCTTGCAGCGAAACATGGTTTTAAATTAGCTGGTTTTAGAAGCTTTGAAAGGGCATTGACTGAAAAGGAAATATTAAAAATAAAAGACAATGCTACACTAAATTCACTTAATTTAGAAAAATGTGCTGTAAGAGTTTGA
- a CDS encoding quinate 5-dehydrogenase: protein MKRVVSISLGSSERNHKVNTVMGSEEFEIERIGTDGSISSMIDTIKELDGKVDAFGLGGIDLYLFAGEKRYTLHDAKKIVANAKLTPIVDGSGLKNTLERRTLEYLNDQGWDFSDKKVLMVCAMDRFGMAQTFEKFKANMVYGDLVFTLGIPVKIRSLKTLYKIAKIVMPVIKYLPFKLFYPTGNKQETQIKKHKELFKWADIIAGDYHYIKRFMPEDLSNKIIITNTVTSKDIEVLKSKNAGYLVTSTPELNGRSFGTNVMEAVLVAMSGEKELSVKQYEDLLHKVNFLPRIVKLDQEDRRRDLLHG from the coding sequence TTGAAAAGGGTTGTTAGTATAAGCTTAGGGTCCAGTGAAAGAAACCATAAAGTAAATACCGTTATGGGTTCTGAAGAATTTGAGATAGAGAGAATCGGTACAGATGGAAGTATAAGCTCCATGATTGATACTATAAAAGAATTAGATGGTAAAGTAGATGCTTTTGGTCTTGGAGGGATAGACTTATATTTATTCGCAGGAGAAAAACGCTATACACTCCATGACGCTAAAAAAATTGTTGCTAACGCTAAATTAACACCGATAGTAGATGGTTCTGGTCTAAAGAACACTCTAGAGAGAAGAACTTTGGAGTACCTTAATGATCAGGGATGGGACTTTTCAGATAAAAAAGTTTTAATGGTCTGTGCTATGGATAGGTTTGGTATGGCCCAAACATTTGAAAAGTTTAAAGCCAATATGGTATATGGAGATTTAGTATTTACCCTAGGTATTCCTGTTAAAATACGTTCTCTTAAGACTCTATATAAAATTGCAAAAATAGTAATGCCTGTTATAAAGTATTTGCCTTTTAAATTGTTCTACCCAACTGGCAATAAACAGGAGACACAGATCAAAAAACATAAGGAGCTATTCAAATGGGCTGATATAATAGCAGGTGACTATCATTATATTAAAAGATTTATGCCAGAAGACTTGAGTAATAAAATTATAATTACCAACACAGTTACAAGTAAAGATATAGAAGTACTTAAGTCAAAGAATGCTGGTTATTTAGTCACTAGTACCCCTGAACTAAACGGAAGATCTTTTGGAACTAATGTCATGGAAGCTGTTCTTGTGGCAATGTCTGGTGAAAAAGAATTATCTGTGAAACAGTATGAAGATTTGTTGCATAAGGTTAACTTTTTGCCAAGGATAGTAAAATTGGATCAAGAAGATAGAAGGAGGGATTTGCTTCATGGATAA
- a CDS encoding transcriptional regulator has translation MEFYKINDKTVSKDKIMHHIDKILTMRSLGSSQAEVANCFNIDRTFISRIETLGEIRKGKKVALIGFPIANIEEVEKLSKSYGVNYTLLLSEKQRYEFLTVKHGLELFNNLIDIVAEIRTYDTVILIGSDMRINLLESLLDGEIIGIEIGESPIKEDVVVDLEKLEEIMKNLK, from the coding sequence ATGGAATTTTATAAAATAAATGATAAAACAGTAAGTAAAGATAAAATAATGCATCATATAGATAAAATACTAACTATGCGGTCCTTAGGAAGTTCCCAAGCTGAAGTAGCAAATTGTTTTAATATTGATCGTACCTTCATTTCTAGGATAGAAACTTTAGGAGAAATCAGAAAAGGAAAGAAAGTGGCTCTTATTGGTTTCCCCATTGCCAATATAGAGGAAGTGGAAAAACTATCAAAAAGTTACGGTGTAAACTACACATTGCTTCTTAGTGAAAAACAAAGATATGAATTTTTAACAGTTAAACACGGGTTGGAACTCTTCAATAACCTAATAGATATCGTGGCAGAAATCAGGACATATGATACTGTGATACTTATTGGCTCAGATATGAGAATAAATCTTTTAGAATCTCTACTAGATGGTGAAATAATTGGTATAGAAATAGGTGAATCTCCAATAAAAGAAGATGTAGTGGTTGATCTAGAAAAACTAGAGGAGATAATGAAAAACCTAAAATAG